One window from the genome of Salvia splendens isolate huo1 unplaced genomic scaffold, SspV2 ctg1127, whole genome shotgun sequence encodes:
- the LOC121788724 gene encoding protein LIKE COV 1-like has product MGDEKSLSVMGGGRDRDRELLIPVADSVGRRLDDDGPSPASASSSHHHSGRETFYKVVRSWASKKFMTGCVILLPIAITFYVTWWFIHFVDGFFSPIYAQLGIDIFGLGFVTSITFIFLVGVFMSSWLGASVLSLGEWFIKRMPFIRHIYNASKQISAAISPDQNTRAFKEVAIIRHPRIGEYAFGFITSSLTLQSYSGDEELCCVYVPTNHLYIGDIFLVNAKDIIRPNLSVREGIEIVVSGGMSMPQILSTLDPRTTQLDRIRPV; this is encoded by the exons ATGGGAGATGAAAAATCTCTCAGCGTGATGGGCGGCGGCAGAGACAGAGATCGCGAGCTTCTAATTCCGGTAGCTGATTCTGTTGGCCGCCGCCTCGATGACGACGGCCCCTCCCCCGCCTCCGCTTCCTCCTCCCACCATCATTCTGGCCGTGAG ACATTTTACAAAGTTGTGAGGAGCTGGGCTTCGAAGAAGTTCATGACTGGATG TGTTATCCTTCTACCAATAGCTATTACTTTCTATGTAACATGGTGGTTCATTCATTTCGTGGATGGATTTTTCTCCCCTATTTATGCTCAACTTGGAATTGATATATTTG GTTTGGGATTTGTGACTTCcattacttttattttcttgGTTGGAGTATTTATGTCATCATGGTTGGGGGCTTCTGTTTTGAGCCTTGGAGAGTGGTTTATTAAGCGCATGCCATTCATTCGTCATATTTACAATGCCTCGAAGCAAATTAGTGCTGCCATATCTCCAG ATCAGAACACACGGGCtttcaaagaagtggctataaTAAGGCATCCACGTATTGGTGAATATGCATTTGGGTTCATCACTTCATCTCTCACACTCCAG AGTTATTCAGGAGATGAAGAGCTCTGCTGTGTGTATGTCCCAACGAACCATCTTTACATTGGTGATATATTCCTGGTCAATGCTAAAGATATTATTAGACCGAATTTGTCTGTAAGAGAAGGAATTG AAATCGTGGTATCTGGTGGCATGTCGATGCCCCAAATCCTATCTACCTTGGATCCAAGAACTACGCAACTCGATAGAATCAGACCGGTATAG
- the LOC121788725 gene encoding uncharacterized protein LOC121788725 isoform X2 produces MPVYRSLVTCDDPKGVADCKTVAKSNKARQKKLHKTSTSSNSKEEGGLCFQVMEVSRGAERLSKAVERPHTATDLLRGALHLQHSLVMFGKLHKEKRPLDLLDDNHKPRVSASRDCYDELRDVIRESFARLNLLPKEKLVCDADRKHSELCVDLPSSSSSQTSSSLLHSGSSGSPSIWLEKKSNLIAKLMGLEEAMPLKAGDGAFLKERRSPFLDIHLPRPNNKPQFKLARRETRTLEEIIETMQFKGILGRKSLHDYKLHSNALFLRNESAVDTPPIVIMEPLRVRADQCTDGGEHLKSRQTPRKTGAELPPRPELKAKKPNEKSAVDHSSKQKLDKRTQARPVKKAALDSLSTTRTSQPKPLPPQIQKKEVPKIRKPKDAKPQRSDKTQDVTKLAAVKTVRGNNVSKSLVARGKVAAADKDMKPTPLSRTVPKKSPRKGESNSKPSPHVVETIVSEFVLKNTEPKQTTEEVAKAYNVSASSPRDASDVTSKDDPHHIENDTLFPSLDSYQIKGCKILMNSRYLLLRSASFLNHVEELFDTGTHDSTVFQSSVDSEGLYDALLLDCAKEILERKSLSCRGTRNLWSQNLLRRPKYHSSIEQLVEEIADIIEGLQNYSEVCGNIVVIDSIYPMLDKDLRRNEEVTGAWDSGWRKGYAMEAVDEVMHEVEEQVLSEIVADVITEILQ; encoded by the exons ATGCCTGTTTACCGATCCTTAGTCACGTGTGACGACCCCAAAGGCGTCGCCGACTGCAAGACAGTCGCAAAATCCAACAAAGCCCGACAAAAAAAACTCCATAAaacatcaacatcatcaaacTCAAAGGAGGAGGGCGGCTTGTGTTTTCAAGTGATGGAGGTTTCTAGAGGCGCAGAGAGGCTCAGCAAAGCGGTGGAAAGGCCGCACACCGCCACCGACTTGCTGAGAGGCGCTCTGCATTTGCAGCACTCCCTTGTTATGTTTGGGAAATTGCACAAGGAGAAGAGGCCTCTTGATCTACTAGATGATAATCATAAGCCTCGAGTTTCTGCATCCAGAGATTGCTATGATGAGCTGAGGGATGTAATTAGGGAGAGCTTCGCCAGGCTGAATTTATTGCCCAAGGAGAAACTAGTTTGTGATGCTGATAGAAAGCACTCTGAGTTGTGTGTCGATCTGCCGTCTTCTAGCTCGAGCCAGACCTCGTCTTCGCTGCTCCACTCGGGCTCCTCGGGGTCTCCCAGCATCTGGCTCGAGAAGAAGTCAAACTTGATTGCGAAGCTCATGGGGTTGGAGGAAGCAATGCCCTTAAAAGCAGGGGATGGTGCGTTTTTGAAGGAAAGGAGAAGCCCTTTCCTTGATATTCATCTGCCGAGGCCTAACAACAAGCCTCAGTTCAAGCTAGCTAGAAGAGAGACAAGAACGTTAGAAGAGATCATTGAGACTATGCAGTTTAAGGGGATTTTGGGGAGAAAGTCTTTACATGATTACAAGTTGCATTCTAATGCGTTGTTCTTGAGGAATGAATCGGCTGTTGATACCCCGCCTATCGTGATCATGGAGCCTCTTCGTGTTCGTGCTGATCAGTGTACCGATGGTGGGGAGCACCTCAAGAGTCGACAAACGCCAAGAAAGACGGGGGCAGAGCTTCCACCTAGACCAGAGTTGAAGGCAAAGAAGCCTAATGAGAAATCTGCAGTAGATCATTCTTCAAAACAGAAGCTCGATAAGAGAACTCAAGCGAGGCCAGTAAAGAAAGCGGCACTAGATAGCCtctctacgacgaggacgagcCAACCGAAGCCTCTTCCTCCACAAATACAGAAGAAAGAAGTTCCCAAAATAAGGAAACCAAAAGATGCTAAGCCTCAAAGGTCTGATAAAACTCAAGATGTAACCAAACTTGCTGCAGTGAAGACTGTGAGAGGAAACAATGTCTCTAAAAGTCTGGTTGCTAGAGGAAAGGTTGCAGCCGCAGATAAGGACATGAAACCGACACCTCTTAGTCGAACTGTTCCAAAGAAGAGTCCGCGGAAAGGTGAATCCAATAGCAAGCCCTCACCACATGTA GTTGAAACTATCGTCAGCGAGTTCGTGCTGAAGAATACAGAACCAAAACAAACTACTGAGGAAGTGGCTAAAGCTTATAATGTGTCTG CAAGTTCTCCTAGAGATGCTTCGGACGTAACTAGCAAGGATGATCCCCATCATATTGAAAATGACACTTTGTTTCCAAGTTTAGATTCATATCAGATCAAAGGCTGCAAAATCCTAATGAATTCAAGATATTTACTCCTAAGAAGTGCTTCATTTCTCAATCATGTAGAGGAGCTCTTCGACACAGGCACTCATGACTCTACAGTCTTTCAAAGTTCAGTTGATAGTGAAGGGCTTTATGATGCTCTTCTCCTCGACTGTgcaaaagaaatactagagcgTAAGAGCCTAAGCTGCAGGGGCACGAGAAATCTTTGGTCACAAAACCTCTTGAGAAGGCCGAAATACCATTCATCTATAGAGCAGTTGGTAGAGGAGATAGCTGATATCATTGAAGGTTTGCAAAACTACAGTGAAGTTTGTGGAAATATAGTTGTCATAGACAGCATATACCCGATGCTGGACAAAGACCTAAGGCGGAATGAAGAGGTGACAGGTGCTTGGGATTCTGGCTGGAGGAAGGGATATGCAATGGAAGCAGTTGATGAAGTGATGCATGAAGTGGAAGAGCAAGTTTTGAGTGAAATAGTAGCTGATGTGATTACAGAAATTCTGCAATAA
- the LOC121788725 gene encoding uncharacterized protein LOC121788725 isoform X1 — protein MPVYRSLVTCDDPKGVADCKTVAKSNKARQKKLHKTSTSSNSKEEGGLCFQVMEVSRGAERLSKAVERPHTATDLLRGALHLQHSLVMFGKLHKEKRPLDLLDDNHKPRVSASRDCYDELRDVIRESFARLNLLPKEKLVCDADRKHSELCVDLPSSSSSQTSSSLLHSGSSGSPSIWLEKKSNLIAKLMGLEEAMPLKAGDGAFLKERRSPFLDIHLPRPNNKPQFKLARRETRTLEEIIETMQFKGILGRKSLHDYKLHSNALFLRNESAVDTPPIVIMEPLRVRADQCTDGGEHLKSRQTPRKTGAELPPRPELKAKKPNEKSAVDHSSKQKLDKRTQARPVKKAALDSLSTTRTSQPKPLPPQIQKKEVPKIRKPKDAKPQRSDKTQDVTKLAAVKTVRGNNVSKSLVARGKVAAADKDMKPTPLSRTVPKKSPRKGESNSKPSPHVVETIVSEFVLKNTEPKQTTEEVAKAYNVSDSSMNAASSPRDASDVTSKDDPHHIENDTLFPSLDSYQIKGCKILMNSRYLLLRSASFLNHVEELFDTGTHDSTVFQSSVDSEGLYDALLLDCAKEILERKSLSCRGTRNLWSQNLLRRPKYHSSIEQLVEEIADIIEGLQNYSEVCGNIVVIDSIYPMLDKDLRRNEEVTGAWDSGWRKGYAMEAVDEVMHEVEEQVLSEIVADVITEILQ, from the exons ATGCCTGTTTACCGATCCTTAGTCACGTGTGACGACCCCAAAGGCGTCGCCGACTGCAAGACAGTCGCAAAATCCAACAAAGCCCGACAAAAAAAACTCCATAAaacatcaacatcatcaaacTCAAAGGAGGAGGGCGGCTTGTGTTTTCAAGTGATGGAGGTTTCTAGAGGCGCAGAGAGGCTCAGCAAAGCGGTGGAAAGGCCGCACACCGCCACCGACTTGCTGAGAGGCGCTCTGCATTTGCAGCACTCCCTTGTTATGTTTGGGAAATTGCACAAGGAGAAGAGGCCTCTTGATCTACTAGATGATAATCATAAGCCTCGAGTTTCTGCATCCAGAGATTGCTATGATGAGCTGAGGGATGTAATTAGGGAGAGCTTCGCCAGGCTGAATTTATTGCCCAAGGAGAAACTAGTTTGTGATGCTGATAGAAAGCACTCTGAGTTGTGTGTCGATCTGCCGTCTTCTAGCTCGAGCCAGACCTCGTCTTCGCTGCTCCACTCGGGCTCCTCGGGGTCTCCCAGCATCTGGCTCGAGAAGAAGTCAAACTTGATTGCGAAGCTCATGGGGTTGGAGGAAGCAATGCCCTTAAAAGCAGGGGATGGTGCGTTTTTGAAGGAAAGGAGAAGCCCTTTCCTTGATATTCATCTGCCGAGGCCTAACAACAAGCCTCAGTTCAAGCTAGCTAGAAGAGAGACAAGAACGTTAGAAGAGATCATTGAGACTATGCAGTTTAAGGGGATTTTGGGGAGAAAGTCTTTACATGATTACAAGTTGCATTCTAATGCGTTGTTCTTGAGGAATGAATCGGCTGTTGATACCCCGCCTATCGTGATCATGGAGCCTCTTCGTGTTCGTGCTGATCAGTGTACCGATGGTGGGGAGCACCTCAAGAGTCGACAAACGCCAAGAAAGACGGGGGCAGAGCTTCCACCTAGACCAGAGTTGAAGGCAAAGAAGCCTAATGAGAAATCTGCAGTAGATCATTCTTCAAAACAGAAGCTCGATAAGAGAACTCAAGCGAGGCCAGTAAAGAAAGCGGCACTAGATAGCCtctctacgacgaggacgagcCAACCGAAGCCTCTTCCTCCACAAATACAGAAGAAAGAAGTTCCCAAAATAAGGAAACCAAAAGATGCTAAGCCTCAAAGGTCTGATAAAACTCAAGATGTAACCAAACTTGCTGCAGTGAAGACTGTGAGAGGAAACAATGTCTCTAAAAGTCTGGTTGCTAGAGGAAAGGTTGCAGCCGCAGATAAGGACATGAAACCGACACCTCTTAGTCGAACTGTTCCAAAGAAGAGTCCGCGGAAAGGTGAATCCAATAGCAAGCCCTCACCACATGTA GTTGAAACTATCGTCAGCGAGTTCGTGCTGAAGAATACAGAACCAAAACAAACTACTGAGGAAGTGGCTAAAGCTTATAATGTGTCTG ATAGTTCAATGAATGCAGCAAGTTCTCCTAGAGATGCTTCGGACGTAACTAGCAAGGATGATCCCCATCATATTGAAAATGACACTTTGTTTCCAAGTTTAGATTCATATCAGATCAAAGGCTGCAAAATCCTAATGAATTCAAGATATTTACTCCTAAGAAGTGCTTCATTTCTCAATCATGTAGAGGAGCTCTTCGACACAGGCACTCATGACTCTACAGTCTTTCAAAGTTCAGTTGATAGTGAAGGGCTTTATGATGCTCTTCTCCTCGACTGTgcaaaagaaatactagagcgTAAGAGCCTAAGCTGCAGGGGCACGAGAAATCTTTGGTCACAAAACCTCTTGAGAAGGCCGAAATACCATTCATCTATAGAGCAGTTGGTAGAGGAGATAGCTGATATCATTGAAGGTTTGCAAAACTACAGTGAAGTTTGTGGAAATATAGTTGTCATAGACAGCATATACCCGATGCTGGACAAAGACCTAAGGCGGAATGAAGAGGTGACAGGTGCTTGGGATTCTGGCTGGAGGAAGGGATATGCAATGGAAGCAGTTGATGAAGTGATGCATGAAGTGGAAGAGCAAGTTTTGAGTGAAATAGTAGCTGATGTGATTACAGAAATTCTGCAATAA
- the LOC121788727 gene encoding receptor-like protein EIX2 — MLEGGISESLRNLSHLQALDLSSNNFSGDLEDFLFGNLSTKANMSMGSWRLKKFSALKKLNVGSNKFVRLMPQSLSQHSVLEEVDVSFNSLQGIISEAYFTILHNLKVLALSFNSLSLQIVQDWSPPFKLDVIRLAGCNMNPHFPQWVQTQRNVRFLDLCYAHISDEVPRWLWSLSALLSLNISHNHISGTIPHLLPNSIEYLDVSSNNLSGPLPLLQQDMLTVQLSQNMFSGSVSSICSTLLVEMRILDLSNNQLDGEIPNCWEKISNLEYLSIGNNSFSGEVPRTLGNMSMLNSLNLHANNLSGELPSTLSKCGELMFIDVRGNKLTGNIPAWIGANKNLVYVILRRNRFYGSIPLEICSLTHIQVLDLSRNNISGEIPHCFNRFTSLSKKNTTVLGAAITFYPTLYEPLKVFEYAFVEWKGGEFEYRKILQHLKLIDLSNNRLVGSIPRSFSSMRALISLNLSRNMLTGTIVSDIGEMEMLEVLDLSRNQLSGHIPNILAKLNFMAVLDLANNSLWGRIPASTQLQSFNASAYAGNDGLCGLPLKLCPGDHPLIMYQGKNI, encoded by the coding sequence ATGCTTGAAGGTGGCATCTCTGAATCATTGAGGAATTTGAGTCATTTGCAAGCCTTAGACTTGTCCAGTAATAACTTTAGTGGAGATCTTGAGGACTTTTTATTTGGGAATCTATCTACTAAAGCAAACATGtcaatgggaagttggagatTGAAGAAATTTTCAGCATTGAAAAAACTCAATGTAGGAAGCAACAAGTTTGTAAGATTAATGCCTCAAAGTCTTAGCCAGCATTCAGTTCTTGAAGAAGTTGATGTATCTTTTAACTCATTGCAAGGTATCATCTCTGAGGCCTACTTCACGATACTTCACAACTTAAAGGTGCTTGCCTTGTCCTTCAATTCACTGAGTTTGCAAATCGTCCAGGACTGGAGTCCGCCTTTTAAGTTGGATGTTATCAGGTTAGCAGGATGCAACATGAACCCTCATTTCCCCCAATGGGTTCAAACTCAGAGAAACGTTCGTTTCCTTGATCTTTGTTATGCCCATATATCAGATGAAGTACCTAGATGGCTGTGGAGTTTGTCTGCACTTTTGAGTTTAAATATATCTCATAATCATATTAGTGGGACTATCCCTCATCTCCTGCCCAATTCCATCGAATATTTAGATGTCAGCTCTAACAACCTTTCTGGGCCTCTACCATTGCTTCAACAAGACATGTTGACTGTTCAGTTGAGTCAAAACATGTTTTCAGGATCAGTTTCATCTATATGCTCAACATTGCTTGTGGAAATGAGGATCCTTGACCTCTCCAACAACCAATTGGATGGAGAGATACCAAATTGCTGGGAGAAAATAAGTAACTTGGAATATCTTAGTATAGGTAACAACAGTTTTTCTGGTGAAGTTCCACGTACTTTGGGCAACATGTCAATGCTAAACTCTTTGAACTTGCATGCCAATAATCTGTCTGGCGAGTTGCCTTCTACTTTAAGCAAGTGTGGAGAATTGATGTTCATTGATGTCAGAGGGAACAAGTTAACAGGAAATATCCCTGCATGGATAGGTGCAAATAAGAACTTGGTATATGTAATCCTTAGACGCAATAGATTTTATGGCAGCATCCCGCTAGAAATCTGCAGTCTTACTCACATCCAAGTGTTGGACCTCTCCAGAAACAATATATCAGGAGAAATTCCTCACTGCTTCAACAGATTTACCTCACTGAGCAAGAAGAATACAACTGTGCTCGGAGCTGCCATCACCTTCTACCCTACACTATACGAGCCTCTGAAAGTGTTCGAGTATGCATTTGTTGAGTGGAAAGGTGGGGAATTTGAATATCGGAAGATTCTTCAACATCTCAAACTCATTGATCTGTCCAACAATAGATTAGTAGGGAGTATTCCTAGATCATTTTCCAGTATGAGGGCATTAATTTCCTTGAACCTATCAAGAAATATGTTGACAGGGACCATAGTTTCAGATATTGGTGAAATGGAGATGCTAGAAGTGCTTGATCTGTCTAGGAACCAACTCTCTGGTCACATTCCCAATATCTTAGCAAAACTAAATTTTATGGCTGTTCTTGATCTGGCAAATAATAGTTTGTGGGGCAGAATTCCAGCTAGTACTCAACTACAGAGTTTCAATGCATCTGCTTATGCCGGGAACGATGGACTTTGTGGACTCCCTCTCAAGTTATGCCCAGGAGATCATCCACTCATCATGTATCAAGGAAAAAACATCTAG